One window of the Armatimonadota bacterium genome contains the following:
- a CDS encoding DUF5658 family protein, which translates to MVKYRVSIESVVLVAICLADMLVTLYCVLAGIAIEQNPIMAACINKSPGMFVFVKMLSFVPFVVAIEMYKKRNPDFARKACRCAIGLYVITFTILTLGVNM; encoded by the coding sequence ATGGTGAAGTACAGAGTCAGTATCGAAAGTGTGGTACTTGTCGCAATCTGCCTGGCGGATATGCTGGTGACGCTTTATTGCGTGCTGGCAGGTATCGCCATAGAGCAGAACCCGATAATGGCGGCCTGTATCAACAAAAGCCCGGGGATGTTTGTGTTTGTTAAGATGCTTAGTTTTGTGCCATTTGTTGTCGCGATAGAGATGTATAAGAAGCGAAACCCTGATTTCGCGCGCAAGGCATGCCGGTGCGCAATAGGACTCTATGTGATAACATTCACGATCCTGACTCTTGGCGTAAATATGTAA
- a CDS encoding glycosyltransferase encodes MIAARKPRVSVVIPVYCGTDVHEQFLREALESVAAQTYRNFELLIVDDLSPRDIAPIVDSISGLENVCIIRNVVNVGHAESRNTGIRAASGEYVAFLDHDDVWLPDKLARQVEVLEANSDAAMVFCDMIVFGEHAGRLRIDQRVIPERPTFYWFVAHGNYTISASAVLIKKRALLDIGLFDSRYSTCDDFDAWLKVLMRAPIVHIPESLAKYRLHNLNVNYGVDRLNDNRLLTLLIWQYWRIAPLSDKIRLLPRLGRKYIGRAYFTFCRFRKFK; translated from the coding sequence ATGATAGCAGCGCGAAAACCGAGGGTGTCGGTTGTGATTCCGGTCTACTGCGGCACGGACGTGCATGAGCAGTTCCTCCGCGAGGCTTTGGAATCGGTTGCCGCGCAGACATACAGAAATTTCGAGCTTTTAATTGTCGATGACCTCTCGCCGCGAGATATTGCGCCAATTGTCGATAGCATCAGTGGGCTTGAGAATGTTTGCATTATAAGAAATGTTGTCAATGTAGGGCATGCCGAGTCTCGAAACACGGGCATAAGAGCGGCGAGTGGAGAATATGTCGCATTTCTTGATCATGATGACGTGTGGCTGCCGGATAAGCTTGCACGTCAAGTAGAAGTGCTGGAAGCCAACTCGGACGCTGCGATGGTCTTTTGCGATATGATCGTCTTCGGCGAGCATGCCGGACGGCTGCGAATAGATCAGCGGGTAATTCCGGAAAGGCCGACGTTTTACTGGTTTGTCGCGCACGGCAACTATACGATTTCGGCGAGCGCGGTATTGATTAAGAAGCGGGCTCTGCTGGATATAGGACTCTTCGACAGCCGTTATTCGACCTGTGATGACTTTGACGCATGGCTTAAGGTGTTGATGAGAGCGCCGATAGTGCATATACCCGAGAGCCTGGCGAAATATCGATTGCACAACTTGAATGTAAACTACGGCGTCGATAGGCTCAACGATAACAGGCTGCTGACCTTGCTCATATGGCAATATTGGCGGATTGCGCCGCTATCGGATAAGATAAGGCTTCTGCCCAGGCTTGGGCGCAAGTACATAGGCAGAGCATATTTCACGTTCTGCAGGTTCAGAAAGTTTAAGTAA
- the prs gene encoding ribose-phosphate diphosphokinase: MTSDTPVLIVGTESDNPFAIDIGVFCGQATDIADILSLKTFANSEFCPRFISDEKDMLDIGKKLKGTTVAMVSTVSNTFSRNELSMRNFLVARAAKDNGAERVILVEPDLYFSAQDRGPRPDHGSVAFDRTQDDYKKFDGQPFTSKFYAEALALAGVDTVITVHNHSSSVEKTFSNTMPGGFVNLSPAEVFADYIKSSDVTPSLHKGKGLLVCAPDAGARAFATQVHDSLDMPTANLLYMTKQRRDERNVSVCVDPESPCGADSIEGKDVVVFDDMVRTGNTIRECCKILKDAGAGRVVFFVTHFYSSPEVRECLSAPVIDEIVTTNTLPCILNRDMQGRLRRKLTVLKLEKWISRCLLDYLGLGTSHLVWEDYSVDMSSKNPRWMSMADMRVKFPVE; the protein is encoded by the coding sequence ATGACCAGCGATACCCCGGTGCTCATAGTCGGGACGGAATCGGACAACCCTTTCGCGATAGACATTGGGGTCTTCTGCGGGCAGGCGACCGATATCGCAGATATACTGTCCCTGAAGACCTTCGCCAACAGTGAGTTTTGCCCAAGGTTCATCAGTGACGAAAAGGACATGCTCGATATCGGCAAAAAGCTCAAGGGCACAACCGTGGCCATGGTCTCCACGGTCTCAAACACCTTCTCTCGAAATGAACTGAGTATGAGAAACTTCCTGGTCGCGCGGGCAGCCAAAGACAACGGCGCCGAGAGGGTTATCCTTGTTGAGCCGGACTTGTATTTCAGTGCCCAGGACCGCGGACCTCGCCCCGATCATGGCAGTGTCGCATTTGACCGCACACAGGATGATTACAAAAAGTTCGACGGCCAGCCCTTCACCAGCAAGTTTTACGCCGAGGCTCTTGCTCTGGCGGGGGTGGATACGGTCATCACCGTGCACAACCACTCCAGCTCGGTTGAAAAGACATTCAGCAATACCATGCCCGGCGGGTTTGTGAATTTGTCCCCGGCAGAGGTTTTTGCCGATTATATCAAGTCATCCGATGTGACCCCCAGTTTACATAAAGGTAAAGGGCTATTAGTATGCGCGCCCGACGCCGGAGCGCGCGCGTTCGCGACACAGGTTCACGACAGTCTTGACATGCCGACAGCGAACCTGCTCTACATGACCAAGCAGCGCAGGGATGAGCGCAATGTGTCAGTCTGTGTGGACCCTGAATCGCCATGCGGAGCCGACTCGATAGAAGGCAAAGATGTAGTCGTGTTCGACGATATGGTGCGCACGGGAAACACGATCCGCGAGTGCTGCAAGATTCTTAAAGACGCGGGCGCAGGGCGGGTAGTATTCTTCGTCACCCACTTTTACTCCTCTCCGGAGGTGCGCGAGTGTCTGAGCGCGCCGGTCATCGACGAGATCGTTACGACTAACACCCTGCCTTGTATTCTTAATAGAGACATGCAGGGCCGTTTGAGGCGTAAGCTCACCGTGCTTAAGCTGGAAAAGTGGATATCGCGCTGCCTGCTCGATTATCTTGGTTTGGGCACTTCTCACCTGGTGTGGGAGGACTACAGCGTGGACATGTCATCGAAGAACCCGCGCTGGATGTCGATGGCCGATATGCGCGTCAAATTTCCAGTTGAATGA
- the pheA gene encoding prephenate dehydratase gives MDISEYRKRIDEIDKQLVEMINERANCALGIGKMKDKGSKSIFAPEREKQVLGGVLKNNKGPLSDAAMSAVFREVISACRALEKPISVAYFGLAGSNTHIASILKFGESTDFIPAVTIPDVFSAVEHNEANYGVVPVENSTEGIVSHTLDMFLLSDLRICAEIYAPISHNLLSSGTDISQIRRVYSIAQAIAQCRNWIATHLPGVEVLEVSSTAKGAKMCEDYPTSAAIASSLAAREYGLNILAEGIEDNPHNRTRFLVVGNSKPSPSGKDKTSIVFAVPNKAGALYHALTVFESEGINLTMIESRPTKQMPWEYIFFVDCQGHENDERMQIALKKLGEQALFVRVLGSYPEAE, from the coding sequence ATGGATATATCCGAATACCGCAAAAGAATAGACGAGATAGATAAGCAGCTTGTCGAGATGATTAACGAGCGCGCGAACTGCGCGCTGGGCATCGGCAAAATGAAGGACAAGGGTTCCAAGAGCATCTTTGCACCGGAGCGCGAAAAGCAGGTGCTCGGCGGGGTGCTCAAGAACAACAAGGGACCACTCAGCGATGCAGCCATGAGTGCTGTCTTTCGTGAAGTAATATCGGCCTGCCGTGCACTGGAAAAGCCGATCAGCGTCGCATACTTCGGGCTTGCAGGCAGCAACACACATATCGCCAGCATTCTTAAGTTCGGAGAGTCCACCGACTTCATTCCTGCAGTCACAATTCCGGATGTCTTTAGCGCAGTCGAGCATAACGAGGCCAACTACGGTGTGGTGCCGGTCGAGAACTCCACCGAGGGGATCGTCAGCCATACGCTGGATATGTTTTTGCTATCCGACCTGCGAATATGCGCTGAGATATACGCGCCTATCTCACACAATCTGCTCTCCTCCGGGACGGATATTTCTCAGATCAGGCGAGTGTATTCAATCGCGCAGGCCATAGCTCAGTGTCGAAACTGGATCGCTACCCACCTGCCGGGTGTTGAAGTTCTGGAAGTGTCCAGCACCGCAAAGGGCGCAAAGATGTGTGAAGACTACCCGACCAGCGCCGCTATTGCCTCCAGCCTTGCTGCGCGCGAATACGGCCTGAATATATTAGCCGAAGGCATTGAAGATAACCCGCACAACAGAACTCGCTTTCTGGTAGTCGGCAACTCCAAACCTTCGCCCAGCGGCAAGGACAAGACTTCCATAGTTTTCGCGGTCCCAAATAAGGCGGGTGCGCTTTACCATGCTCTGACCGTGTTTGAGAGTGAAGGGATAAATCTCACTATGATCGAGTCGCGCCCGACCAAGCAGATGCCGTGGGAGTATATCTTCTTTGTCGACTGCCAGGGTCATGAAAACGACGAAAGAATGCAGATCGCTCTGAAAAAACTCGGCGAGCAGGCGCTTTTTGTTAGAGTGCTAGGCAGCTACCCTGAGGCTGAGTAG
- a CDS encoding prepilin-type N-terminal cleavage/methylation domain-containing protein, with protein MRPTSAPNKSARGFTLVELMIAGTVAAMIISCICEVYYASARDWERQQGASDALIATSNCCDRLGGYITQSMGVQVSTRFTAYDTLAVNLPLDKAYGVYVPTWTNGKTQTRSGQWIVFYLSDTTGSYTKNGDILWAGILNTMTSTVTPDASWSLYAIGGPGRITPLKSIRFDITTGDGLTRVMVTAESIYKIRTTQKSLKQTATFCLRN; from the coding sequence ATGAGACCTACATCAGCCCCAAATAAAAGCGCGCGCGGCTTTACTCTGGTCGAGCTTATGATAGCGGGAACCGTGGCAGCCATGATCATATCATGCATCTGCGAGGTCTATTACGCATCAGCGCGAGACTGGGAACGCCAGCAGGGCGCATCCGACGCGCTTATTGCCACTTCTAACTGCTGTGATCGCCTGGGTGGCTACATTACCCAATCGATGGGAGTGCAGGTATCCACGCGCTTTACCGCATATGACACTCTCGCGGTCAACTTACCGCTCGATAAAGCATACGGGGTCTATGTGCCGACCTGGACAAATGGGAAAACGCAAACACGCAGCGGGCAGTGGATAGTGTTCTATCTCTCCGATACAACCGGCAGCTACACTAAAAATGGTGATATATTATGGGCAGGTATACTTAATACGATGACTTCCACCGTGACCCCGGACGCATCGTGGAGTCTATATGCGATTGGCGGGCCCGGCAGAATAACACCGCTCAAATCCATTCGCTTTGATATAACCACAGGGGACGGCCTGACGCGTGTCATGGTCACTGCAGAGTCGATATATAAGATCAGAACAACACAAAAGAGCCTGAAGCAGACCGCAACATTCTGCCTGAGAAACTGA
- a CDS encoding prepilin-type N-terminal cleavage/methylation domain-containing protein, whose amino-acid sequence MNTYKNGGFTLVEVLAAVLLLSIGLLAVLSAGSAARQTQQRAMRMAIGRLAAQSAVERLRSNQSYTLPSSDVTGLPSGNKISISVSSVSGSRSATKLTYASVTVTWPEGSGTQKVFYETYISPK is encoded by the coding sequence ATGAACACTTATAAAAACGGCGGCTTTACACTCGTCGAGGTGCTGGCCGCCGTTTTGTTATTATCTATCGGACTGCTTGCCGTGCTCTCGGCAGGCAGCGCGGCACGGCAGACCCAGCAGCGCGCTATGCGTATGGCTATCGGACGTCTCGCTGCGCAAAGCGCTGTCGAGCGTCTGCGCAGCAATCAGAGTTATACCCTGCCCTCCTCTGACGTTACCGGCCTGCCGTCCGGCAACAAGATTTCCATTTCCGTATCGTCAGTCTCCGGCTCGCGCAGCGCCACAAAATTGACCTATGCATCGGTCACAGTTACCTGGCCGGAAGGCAGCGGCACCCAGAAGGTGTTCTATGAGACCTACATCAGCCCCAAATAA
- a CDS encoding type II secretion system protein GspG, translating into MYHLLEKVRKGSRGFTLVELLVVVVVLAVLAAIVLPKFMDSGKRSKESAQKSDLKIIRNAVQLFYTDTGYYPSTLNDLIRDDGTTAKIWNGTAEASLSTTTDYHGPYLQEVPNDPVKNVAFTYDHSNGSVTAP; encoded by the coding sequence ATGTATCATTTGTTAGAGAAGGTCAGGAAGGGCAGTCGAGGCTTCACTCTGGTCGAGCTGCTGGTCGTAGTGGTTGTGCTTGCGGTCTTGGCGGCTATTGTCCTGCCTAAGTTTATGGATTCAGGTAAGCGCAGCAAAGAGTCCGCGCAGAAGAGCGATCTCAAAATTATCAGAAACGCCGTACAGCTCTTCTATACCGATACCGGCTACTATCCGTCCACACTCAACGATCTGATAAGGGACGATGGAACCACGGCAAAGATATGGAACGGGACAGCCGAGGCGTCGTTGTCGACCACCACAGACTATCACGGCCCATATCTGCAGGAAGTGCCTAACGATCCTGTCAAGAATGTCGCATTCACATACGATCACTCCAACGGATCAGTTACTGCGCCGTAG
- a CDS encoding type II secretion system F family protein, with translation MSEAQARSSLRKKGEQVLQIKAVNSANTQSVEADERLKKRSSPEEVASAIRQISILTRAGVPLVEGLQGLTEQARSIALKEAMEDITLNISHGMNLSDAFARHPKLFPNLAVEMAKVAEAGGNLSQALERLADHMESGAEIGRKIKSALAYPIVVMAISVITVIVMVTFILPRFMKLFDQMGAKLPWTTKALMDISHITTTYWYIIVPAVAGVVYAVRRYASSPIGRRKLDQIALKLPIAGDIVTKVILNRVLASMSTLLSSGVPMVKTLETSAAAANNEIVKEALLQARKDVAEGSATSQSLRTTGVFPPLVLQMVASGEKTGELPAMLEYICSMYARETDAKVKSLTSVIEPIMIVVLGMIVGFIAMSVIVPIYSLVGGVK, from the coding sequence ATGTCTGAGGCTCAGGCCAGATCGTCTCTGCGCAAGAAAGGCGAGCAGGTGCTTCAGATCAAGGCTGTCAACTCAGCCAATACTCAGAGTGTTGAGGCTGATGAGAGGCTCAAGAAAAGGTCTTCTCCGGAGGAAGTGGCAAGCGCAATCAGGCAGATAAGCATACTTACGCGCGCGGGTGTTCCTCTGGTCGAGGGTCTGCAGGGACTTACCGAGCAGGCTCGGTCGATAGCTCTTAAGGAGGCTATGGAAGATATTACACTCAACATCAGCCATGGCATGAACCTCAGCGATGCTTTTGCCAGACACCCCAAGCTTTTTCCGAACCTTGCGGTGGAGATGGCTAAAGTGGCTGAGGCCGGCGGCAATCTCTCTCAAGCTTTGGAGAGACTGGCCGATCACATGGAAAGCGGCGCAGAGATAGGCCGCAAGATCAAATCCGCTCTGGCATACCCGATAGTCGTTATGGCCATATCGGTGATTACTGTTATTGTGATGGTCACCTTCATTTTGCCCAGGTTCATGAAGCTTTTCGACCAGATGGGCGCAAAGCTGCCATGGACGACCAAGGCGCTGATGGATATCAGCCACATAACTACAACATACTGGTATATAATCGTGCCCGCTGTCGCCGGAGTTGTCTACGCCGTGCGCAGGTATGCATCCAGCCCTATCGGCAGGCGAAAACTGGATCAAATAGCACTTAAACTTCCCATTGCAGGCGATATTGTCACCAAAGTTATCTTAAACCGGGTACTCGCTTCAATGTCCACGTTACTTTCAAGTGGAGTTCCCATGGTAAAAACACTGGAGACATCGGCAGCGGCTGCCAATAATGAGATTGTGAAAGAGGCCCTTCTGCAAGCCAGAAAGGATGTTGCGGAAGGCAGCGCGACGTCACAGTCGCTCAGGACCACGGGGGTTTTTCCGCCTCTGGTCCTTCAGATGGTGGCAAGTGGAGAGAAAACAGGCGAACTGCCCGCTATGCTGGAGTATATCTGCTCCATGTATGCCCGGGAAACGGACGCCAAGGTCAAATCCCTCACCTCCGTTATTGAGCCGATTATGATTGTTGTGTTAGGTATGATAGTAGGTTTTATTGCAATGTCGGTCATAGTGCCGATCTATTCTCTGGTAGGTGGGGTCAAATAA
- a CDS encoding GspE/PulE family protein, whose protein sequence is MAIDNSLTSVFIEQGVITAKEMDAALAMRTDVAEDIGEFLVRLQMISERDRVRCVGIQHGIQYVELSGPEMDADVAKLIPHTMALRYKAVPVERTQDVIKVAMANPLDVQAIDDIAQMTGLEPIPLIAVEDDILEAIFQCFGAAGDISDIIVEAIKDADAEVKIREDEPEETDANVAELRDLAGGAPVVRLVNAMIARAIAERASDIHIEPESGRVRVRLRVDGILHEVMNVPKDLQSPVISRIKVMAGMDVAERRAPQDGRITLVARPQEYDFRISTYPAVHGENVVIRVLEKSAAQITLDKLGLQPDVAEDFARMTNAPYGMILACGPTGAGKTTSLYAVLNTINSPERHIITIEDPVEYQLTGVVQANVNRKAGLTFATGLRTMVRQDPDVILVGEIRDSETAEIAVEAALTGHLVLSTLHANDSSGAAARLIDMGVEPFLVASSVVGLLSQRLVRTICTRCATPFVVNDELLAQLKLEISAAELSGAMKGAGCEQCGRTGYKGRVGIYELLRMDDDIRSAIIARSSAAAIRQIAMKKGMRTLREDALEKVKAGVTTIEEVMRVTTE, encoded by the coding sequence ATGGCAATAGACAATTCACTCACATCCGTCTTCATTGAGCAGGGCGTTATAACGGCGAAAGAAATGGACGCGGCGCTTGCGATGCGCACCGACGTTGCCGAGGATATAGGCGAGTTTTTGGTGCGGCTGCAGATGATCTCCGAGCGGGACCGCGTACGCTGCGTCGGCATTCAGCACGGCATTCAGTATGTCGAGCTTTCCGGCCCGGAGATGGATGCGGATGTCGCCAAGCTCATCCCACATACAATGGCTCTTCGATACAAGGCCGTCCCGGTCGAGCGCACGCAGGATGTCATAAAAGTAGCCATGGCCAACCCGCTGGACGTCCAGGCAATTGACGATATAGCCCAGATGACCGGCCTTGAGCCTATCCCTCTGATCGCAGTCGAGGATGATATACTCGAGGCTATCTTCCAGTGCTTCGGCGCAGCGGGAGATATCAGCGATATTATTGTAGAGGCTATTAAGGACGCCGATGCAGAAGTCAAAATCCGCGAGGACGAGCCCGAGGAGACCGACGCCAACGTTGCCGAGCTAAGAGACCTGGCGGGCGGCGCGCCTGTAGTAAGACTGGTGAACGCCATGATAGCCCGCGCAATAGCCGAAAGGGCCAGTGACATACACATTGAGCCAGAATCGGGACGCGTACGCGTGCGGCTTAGAGTCGATGGCATCTTGCATGAAGTGATGAACGTGCCCAAGGACTTGCAGTCACCGGTAATATCCCGTATTAAAGTAATGGCCGGGATGGATGTAGCCGAGCGCCGGGCACCGCAGGATGGCAGAATTACTCTAGTCGCCCGCCCGCAGGAGTATGATTTCAGAATCTCTACCTACCCGGCTGTTCACGGCGAAAATGTAGTAATCCGCGTGCTCGAAAAGAGCGCAGCGCAGATAACTCTCGATAAGCTGGGTCTGCAGCCGGATGTTGCTGAAGACTTCGCACGTATGACCAATGCGCCGTACGGCATGATCCTGGCATGCGGGCCGACAGGCGCAGGCAAAACGACCTCGCTTTATGCGGTTTTGAACACGATCAACTCACCCGAGAGGCACATAATCACTATCGAGGACCCGGTGGAGTATCAACTTACCGGAGTCGTACAGGCAAATGTGAACCGCAAGGCGGGCCTTACCTTCGCCACGGGCCTGAGGACCATGGTCAGGCAGGACCCGGACGTAATATTGGTCGGTGAAATACGCGACTCCGAGACAGCCGAGATTGCAGTAGAGGCTGCGCTTACGGGCCACCTTGTCCTTTCGACTCTGCACGCAAACGACTCATCCGGCGCAGCCGCCAGACTTATCGATATGGGTGTCGAGCCGTTTCTGGTGGCATCATCCGTGGTGGGTCTGCTCTCTCAAAGACTCGTGCGAACTATCTGCACCAGGTGCGCCACACCATTTGTCGTAAATGACGAACTACTGGCTCAGCTCAAACTGGAGATAAGCGCAGCCGAGCTTTCAGGCGCAATGAAAGGCGCAGGCTGCGAGCAGTGCGGCAGGACCGGCTACAAGGGGCGCGTCGGTATATACGAACTGCTTAGAATGGACGATGACATTCGATCCGCAATTATCGCGCGCAGCTCAGCCGCCGCAATCCGTCAAATCGCTATGAAAAAGGGTATGCGCACACTACGCGAAGACGCCCTGGAAAAAGTCAAAGCGGGTGTGACTACCATCGAAGAAGTTATGCGTGTAACAACCGAGTAA
- a CDS encoding type II secretion system protein N, giving the protein MAFIKTDPSQTKTVIALLVMLVAAIGVTAFRVSHKVPPPPIARAQTNAPIAGRAQAVVMPSIECETSRNPFARPGYVASAKQGENIVDRNLSGRFAPANVRISPWRPGDVELGNEKIAPITVAPQHPAAAQVEAAKETLPVFELMATISGPKGSSAVIEIDQSQAQVVDIGDRVEGGFKVVSIEPERVTLSDGKATIVAKRLMGSAKPSGAQRVESVGNDAK; this is encoded by the coding sequence ATGGCTTTTATCAAGACAGACCCCAGCCAAACAAAGACGGTGATAGCCCTTCTGGTTATGCTGGTTGCGGCTATTGGCGTCACGGCATTTCGAGTCTCGCATAAGGTTCCTCCGCCGCCGATAGCCCGGGCACAGACAAATGCTCCAATCGCGGGCAGAGCACAGGCGGTTGTTATGCCTAGTATCGAGTGCGAAACTTCGCGCAACCCGTTTGCACGCCCCGGATATGTCGCCTCTGCCAAGCAGGGTGAAAATATAGTGGACAGAAACTTATCAGGCAGATTTGCACCGGCAAATGTCAGGATCAGCCCATGGAGGCCGGGTGACGTTGAACTAGGAAATGAAAAGATTGCCCCCATAACGGTTGCGCCGCAGCATCCCGCCGCCGCGCAAGTTGAGGCAGCGAAAGAAACGCTGCCTGTATTTGAGCTGATGGCTACCATAAGCGGCCCAAAAGGCAGCAGCGCAGTGATTGAAATCGACCAGTCTCAGGCTCAAGTGGTCGATATAGGTGACAGAGTCGAAGGCGGGTTCAAAGTAGTCTCAATAGAGCCTGAACGGGTAACGCTTTCCGATGGCAAGGCTACGATTGTCGCCAAAAGATTGATGGGAAGCGCAAAGCCCAGCGGGGCTCAGAGAGTGGAGAGTGTGGGAAATGATGCTAAGTAA
- a CDS encoding PilN domain-containing protein: protein MRPFNLAESRIVERGYCRTHLNRHLQAIAVFVGITLCIAAASQACRQTIRNRATHVKSELAAVQSKCVAIKRSTAAVDFRLGQRDWQKQLAGGSEKCLGMLDTIIDCVPKDVWLSRIENSQKDVELTLDGQAGSFESMTEFITRLRDSAGFKDVRLTSTKISGTGASPYVDFSLELKLKTNISQAATSAGKVPSVGENH from the coding sequence ATGAGACCATTTAATCTGGCTGAGTCGAGGATTGTCGAGCGCGGCTATTGCCGGACGCATTTGAACCGCCATCTGCAGGCGATTGCGGTTTTTGTCGGCATAACGCTGTGCATCGCCGCGGCGTCTCAGGCCTGCCGCCAGACTATCCGCAACAGGGCCACACACGTCAAGTCTGAGCTGGCAGCGGTTCAGTCAAAATGTGTCGCGATCAAGCGATCTACCGCAGCGGTCGACTTCAGGCTCGGCCAGCGCGACTGGCAGAAACAGCTTGCCGGCGGAAGCGAGAAGTGTCTGGGCATGCTCGACACCATAATAGACTGCGTGCCCAAAGACGTATGGCTCAGCAGGATAGAAAACTCTCAAAAAGATGTGGAGCTGACCCTTGACGGCCAGGCCGGCTCGTTTGAATCTATGACTGAGTTTATAACCAGGCTGCGTGACAGTGCCGGTTTCAAAGACGTGCGGCTCACCAGCACAAAGATATCCGGCACGGGCGCGTCGCCATATGTAGACTTTTCGCTGGAACTGAAGCTCAAGACCAATATTTCACAAGCGGCGACAAGCGCCGGTAAGGTGCCCAGTGTCGGGGAGAATCATTAG